The following coding sequences are from one Haliotis asinina isolate JCU_RB_2024 chromosome 3, JCU_Hal_asi_v2, whole genome shotgun sequence window:
- the LOC137276992 gene encoding arrestin domain-containing protein 3-like, whose product MGKLNSFVIVFSQTQDIYYPGQTIRGHVTVDLNDTMKMRGIRLRFEGKAKVEWEEGSGDNEKHYSAKEKYFKDDILLDGRGSEASGAELHLAAGLHTYPFTYQLPEQIPSSFEAKYGNVRYFAKCIIDKPWKFDHETMKPFTVIYPLDLNEDESALMPVKESNSKTVGCLCCESGPINATFAIDRQGYVPGEAIILKAEIDNMSNGQIESSSVTLTMETTFRVKHKTKYKQNKVAKLKHGSILMGEHDYWNGDQLVIPPLPPSYLRCCSIIDVKYILMLTVRPPGLAFDLNIQLPVIIGTIPLQSVIDSHPAIMHPAASSSFPPSAYPPGETPPTDTFSPGAGFASPVYPQQRSALPPSYEECVFGKVNISEEGDSKYLQGVTEYAPAYAYYDWGHKPTGLPD is encoded by the exons ATGGGAAAGCTGAACAGCTTTGTGATTGTGTTCAGTCAAACACAGGATATATACTATCCAGGTCAGACTATTCGTGGGCATGTCACAGTGGATCTGAACGACACGATGAAAATGAGAG GAATACGCCTGCGGTTTGAAGGCAAGGCAAAGGTGGAATGGGAAGAAGGCTCTGGCGACAATGAGAAGCATTATTCGGCCAAGGAGAAATACTTTAAAGATGATATACTTCTTGATGGGAGAG GGAGCGAAGCGTCGGGAGCAGAGCTCCATCTTGCTGCAGGCCTTCATACCTACCCCTTCACATACCAGCTCCCAGAACAAATACCTTCTTCATTTGAAGCGAAATACGGAAATGTGcgatattttgcaaaatgtatcaTTGATAAGCCCTGGAAGTTCGACCATGAAACCATGAAACCCTTCACGGTCATCTATCCGTTGGATCTAAATGAAGACGAAAGTGCCTTG ATGCCCGTAAAGGAGAGTAACTCGAAGACCGTCGGCTGCCTGTGCTGTGAATCTGGGCCAATCAATGCCACTTTTGCCATTGATCGACAGGGGTATGTCCCGGGAGAGGCCATTATTCTGAAGGCTGAAATAGACAACATGTCAAATGGCCAAATAGAGTCATCATCGGTCACTCTTACTAtg GAGACAACTTTCCGAGTAAAACACAAGACAAagtataaacagaataaagttgcCAAGCTGAAACATGGGTCAATACTTATGGGAGAGCATGACTACTGGAATGGAGACCAGCTCGTGATTCCTCCTCTGCCACCGTCTTATCTCAGGTGTTGCTCAATCATAGATGTCAAGTACATTCTCATG CTCACAGTTCGTCCTCCTGGACTTGCATTTGATCTCAACATCCAACTGCCGGTCATAATTGGAACAATCCCCTTGCAAAGTGTCATCGACAGTCATCCTGCCATCATGCATCCTGCGGCATCGTCTTCCTTCCCACCATCAGCATATCCACCGGGAGAAACGCCACCCACAGATACATTCTCCCCGGGGGCGGGATTCGCATCACCAGTCTATCCACAACAGCGATCAGCATTGC CTCCTTCGTATGAAGAATGTGTGTTTGGCAAGGTCAACATCTCAGAGGAAGGTGACAGTAAGTATTTGCAGGGAGTTACGGAATATGCTCCTGCCTATGCGTACTATGACTGGGGCCACAAGCCGACTGGTCTTCCCGATTAG